The bacterium DNA segment AAAATAACCCAAACGGGTCATACCTGTTTAGGGTATGAAATTTTTAATTTTATATTAAATGGGTTATATAGTTGTTATTGATTTGACCCAAACAGGTAGAAAATGCTTGACATTTGCACAAACGGGTCATATATTGATCCCGCTAACACACAATATCGCAATATAGTTACCAATCAGCCGTCCTAGGCTTTGAATATTGCAATAAGGGTAAAACAAACTCATTTCTTAAAAAAGACCATAAGCTGATCAAAATTTACACATGTTAAGTGTGTCAATTTCTTTCATTTTAGTTTTTTCTCATCCTAGACAGTAAAGTTTCTTTCGCATTTAAAAAATTTGTTAGGCTTTAAACAAAAGTAAAGGAGGCAAAGACAGTAATTTGTTACGACTTCTTTTCCATTCCTATCTAATTAACTCTCGTCATCAAATCTAAGGAGGAACTCTATGTTCACGAGTACATGCAGAAGACTACTATTGCTGTTGGCAGTGGCAGTTTTTGTTCCTGTTCAATTGTTCGCCGGCACGAACGGTAAAATTACCGGGATGGTCAAGGACAAAGAAACGGGCGATGCCCTTCCGGGTGTGAATATCATTCTGGAAGGAACAACGATGGGTGCTGCGACCAACGCACAAGGCGAGTTTAGCATTATCAACGTGCCGGCGGGTGTTTATACCGTCAGTACGAGCATGATTGGTTATACAAAAGTTACTAAACAAAATGTCCGCGTATTACCGGACTTCACAACCCGTTTGGATTTCGATTTGAGCGCAACAGAGTTGGGCGGTGAAGAAGTGGTGATCGTAGCGGAACGTCCACTGATCCAAAAAGATCAGACAATGACCATGACGGTAACATCATCCGAAGAAATCAAGAACCTGCCGGTCCGCGGTTTCCAGGCGGCAGCTAATCTCGGGGTTGGCATCACCATTCAATCCAATGTGAGAAATTTGGACGGTGGAACCGGTAACGTGAGCGTACGCGGTGGTCGTCCTAATGAAACCGGTGTTTATATGGACGGTTTCCAACAAAACAATCTTTTGACCGGCATTGCAAACGCGACTGTACCTAACGGTGCAGTGGAAGAAGTCTTAGTTATTACTGGTGGTTTCGATGCCGAATACGGCCGTAACCAGTCAGGAATTATCCAGGTAACGACTAAATCCGGCGGAACCCGTTATTCCGGTAATGTCGAGTGGAATGGCGATCCGGGTGGATTAGGTGTTGCCGAATCATACGGCTACAATGTGTTCAGCGGCGGTATCGGTGGTCCGATCATTCCCGGTAACAATAAGATTCGTTTTTATGTTTCAGCAGAAGGCCGCAATATTAAAGATGCGGAACCGAGTATTACTGGACATCCTGTTTTCGAGCTTTCTGATGTCGGACTTGTCAACGAGCAAGCCGGAGCCATGGATACGGTATTATGGGATGTGAACAGCAACGGTAAAATCAAATTCAAACAAGGCGCTCGTCCTTCCCGAGGAGCCGGTATTGGCATGAACAGTGATCGCGGCTATAATCTTCAAGGTAAATTGACCTTTGATGTTATTGCCAATCGTCTTCGTGTGGATTTGTCAGGTAACTATTCTCAAACTTATCGCCGAAGCTTTACAATGGCCCGCGTACTAAATCCGGATCAACAATTATTACGCGACATAAACAACTTGAATGTTGGCGGTATTGCCACATACACAATTAACGACCGGAGTTTCTTAGATTTCGGTGTTAATGGATATGTCAGTAAACGCCGTCTTATGAATGACCGATTTAAATGGAGTGGTCTCGAATTATATTCAAATGCTCAAACGGGTAATACAGGTTCTTCGTCATTTTATGGTGATAATTTGCTGAATGATATTGGCCGTGGAGCTTTGAATTATCGTTCGGATGAAGATAAGTATCTTGCATTTAAATCCAATTATACAAATCAGATCAATAAGAATCATCAGATCAAAGCCGGTGTCGATTATTTCTACCACTGGGTAAGATTACTGAATATTCTTGACGTTGATAATCCGATCGGTGGCTCGAATGACAATATTGGTTATATCGTAAATTCCAATTACAAACCGGTTAAGATCGGTAAAGACGATTTAGAAAATAAAATTCTCGGTCCGGCCAATCCAACCAGTTTTTCGGCCTATTTACAGGACAAATTAGAATATGAAGGACTGGTCATTCGCGGAGGACTTCGCTACGACTTATTTGATCCGGGAGCCAAACGGCTGAAAGATCAATCGGACCCGACGGGTCAGTATGATGCCAATCAAGCCGGTAAGTTTACCGATAAAAACGGTATCAATGGTTATCAAGCCAATACGACTGACAGATTATGGGCTGGTAATTTAGGACCCGAGGATTATGAAAGTGCGGAAGTCGATCATAAGATCAGCCCTCGTTTCAGTGTCAGCTTCCCGGTGTCTGAAAAGACTCAGTTCCGTTTAAGCTACGGTAAATTCTTTCAACAACCGAATTTACAGAATTTGTATGTGAGCCCTGATTTCTTGGAAAGACAATCACTGGCTCCTCCTTTTGCAACCACAGTCGGCAATCCCAATCTGAAAGCTGAAAAGAGCACACAATACGAAGTGGGTGTGAGAAGGGCTTTGAGTGATAACGTCGCTATCGATGTTAATGCTTATTACAAAGATATTCAGGATCTGATCAATTCCAGAGCGATTTCGTCCAGGCCAAATGGTCTTATTATGAGCGGCAATACGGATGAAGGCGTTATTCAAGGTGTCAACATTGCTTTTGAAGTTCGTCGCGTATCGAAATTCTCCGGACGCTTGAACTACACGTTCCAATCGGCTCGTGGTACAGGTTCAGGTGAAAACTCTGGTTTCCGTGCTTCCTGGCTGGGTTATTCGGATGCCAAATTCAACGCACCGCTTAATTTCGATCAAACGCATAACATCAATGCGACGCTTGATATCCGTAACTCCAAAGGCGAAGGTCCGGAATTGGGCGGTCAGAAGGTATTGGAGAATGCCGGCATTAATTTCTTAGTCAATGCCGGAAGCGGTTTGCCGTTTACTCCGACGGAAGTAGTGCCGGTTCAGGTTTTCGGTGTGCCCCAAGGTAAGGTGGTCGGCCGCCGTAATTCCCAGCGCCAGCCGTGGACATTCCGCATTGATATGAAAGCGGATAAGACGGTTTATTTTGGCAGTAACATGAGTATGAATGTGTATGTTCAAGTATTGAATCTGCTTGATCGTAAGAATATTCTGACGGTGTATACGGCTACAGGTTTGGCTGACGACAACGGTTTCTTGGATTCGCCGGGTGGACAGAATTTGAACCAACGCCAGTTGCTTGAGTATCAGGTCAATTTCCGTGATGGTTTAAGCTATGATACACCACGTCAGGCTCGCTTAGGAGTTATTTTCAATTTCTAATTCCGGATGTAACCGGATTACTTAAGAAAAGAGACTTAAGGATAAATAAAACGGAGTTGTAATTATATGAATAAGAGAAAAATATTCGCTATCGCGGGTATCCTGACGGTCATGGCGATCAGCCTGATGTATATATCGTTGGGTGTAGCCCGTGAAGATTCGAAATCACGGCTGAAAGCCCGGATCAAAAAACCGGATATTGTAGATGCCTTATATGTAGGCTACAATAACTGGAGTTACGTGATGAGAAATCAAGGATCATATTTCTATGATTCTCCGGATTTGGATGATAATAACAATAATGCCGGTGGAGAATTTCCACGCGGATCGGGCCGTACGATTGTGTATGCGGCCGGTTTGTATGTGGCGGCTCCTAAAAACGGCGTCAATAAGGTTTGTAGTGAGGTTGAGTTCTCAGCCGAATATCAACCGGGTCATATTTTAAATTCGAATGTTCCGTTTGCTTCACTGCAGGCGGAAGATCCGGCGTTGCCGACCAATAAGGTGTATGTGATTGACAAGGACAACCAAGGCGAAGGTGAAGATGCCGCCCGTTTAGCGGACTGGACAGCCTGGCCGGGCCTTCGGGATGTCTCCAATACTCCTGCGCTCATTGCCGATGCTCAGACTTGGGCGGTGT contains these protein-coding regions:
- a CDS encoding TonB-dependent receptor; this encodes MFTSTCRRLLLLLAVAVFVPVQLFAGTNGKITGMVKDKETGDALPGVNIILEGTTMGAATNAQGEFSIINVPAGVYTVSTSMIGYTKVTKQNVRVLPDFTTRLDFDLSATELGGEEVVIVAERPLIQKDQTMTMTVTSSEEIKNLPVRGFQAAANLGVGITIQSNVRNLDGGTGNVSVRGGRPNETGVYMDGFQQNNLLTGIANATVPNGAVEEVLVITGGFDAEYGRNQSGIIQVTTKSGGTRYSGNVEWNGDPGGLGVAESYGYNVFSGGIGGPIIPGNNKIRFYVSAEGRNIKDAEPSITGHPVFELSDVGLVNEQAGAMDTVLWDVNSNGKIKFKQGARPSRGAGIGMNSDRGYNLQGKLTFDVIANRLRVDLSGNYSQTYRRSFTMARVLNPDQQLLRDINNLNVGGIATYTINDRSFLDFGVNGYVSKRRLMNDRFKWSGLELYSNAQTGNTGSSSFYGDNLLNDIGRGALNYRSDEDKYLAFKSNYTNQINKNHQIKAGVDYFYHWVRLLNILDVDNPIGGSNDNIGYIVNSNYKPVKIGKDDLENKILGPANPTSFSAYLQDKLEYEGLVIRGGLRYDLFDPGAKRLKDQSDPTGQYDANQAGKFTDKNGINGYQANTTDRLWAGNLGPEDYESAEVDHKISPRFSVSFPVSEKTQFRLSYGKFFQQPNLQNLYVSPDFLERQSLAPPFATTVGNPNLKAEKSTQYEVGVRRALSDNVAIDVNAYYKDIQDLINSRAISSRPNGLIMSGNTDEGVIQGVNIAFEVRRVSKFSGRLNYTFQSARGTGSGENSGFRASWLGYSDAKFNAPLNFDQTHNINATLDIRNSKGEGPELGGQKVLENAGINFLVNAGSGLPFTPTEVVPVQVFGVPQGKVVGRRNSQRQPWTFRIDMKADKTVYFGSNMSMNVYVQVLNLLDRKNILTVYTATGLADDNGFLDSPGGQNLNQRQLLEYQVNFRDGLSYDTPRQARLGVIFNF